The genomic interval TGCGGAAATTTCAACTTTATATTTTTCGCTTCTGCACGACCTTCTAGCATTTTAGTCGCTTTATTTAGAATTTCCGTCAAATTAAACGCCTCTTTATTTAAAGAGAAGTGATGTTGTTCTAATTTTGATAGATCTAGAAGATCTTGAATTAGCGTTTGTAGTCGATGACTCTCTTTTAAAATAATCCGTAAAAATTCCTCTAGTGTCCCTTTATCTTCCATTGCCCCATCAAGAAGTGTTTCGGAAAAACCTTTAATAGAAGTAATAGGTGTTTTTAATTCATGTGAGACATTGGCTACAAAGTCTTTACGAATTTGTTCAAGCTTCTTCAATTCCGTAATATCATTAAAAACGAGCAAAATCCCCATCCATCTATCATTGGTCCCAATGATTGGAACACCATACACTTGAAAGCTTTTTTTCTCATTTTTAATTTCAAGCGTCATTTCTCGAATAACTTTATGCTCTGTCATAAAAATCTCTTCTGCAAGATCCATAACTTGTCTATATGGAATGACTTTATAATATTGTTTATATAAATAGTCAGCGGAACGAACAAAGAAAATATCTTTATAGGATTTATTTATTAAGTTAATATACCCTCTGCTATCAATTAAAAGTAAGCCACTACTAATACTTTCAATTAAAGTTCCTAGGCGATCTTCTTGTATTTCTTGCGCTTTTACCATTTCTTGCATATCTTTCGCTACTTTATTAAGAGAGGAACTAAGAATCCCCGTTTCATCTACACGATCCTCATAAGTTCTTGCATGATAATTACCATTTGCCAAATCTACAGCCACTTTAGTAGCTGACTCTATTGGTCTCGTATAACGATATATTAATTTATAGCCAATTAAATAAATGACTAAAAAAGAAAATAGAAACGAAGAAAAAACTATCCAATTAATATGTTGATAGGCATTTTCTATTTCTTCCACTTTAGCCCCTATTAATAGATAGCCCTGTCTTCCCTCTTCATCCAAAAGCTCCTGTTGATAAAAATGAAAGTTAGGATTCCCATTAATAGATACAGCATTTACTTTTTCATTTGATAGTAAAGTCTGCATTTGATTTTCATATTCAGTATCTGTCTGCAGCTCGCCTTCGTTAAAGATAATCACCCCGGATTCATCAATAACGGTAATCTGTACATCTAATGTCTCGCTATATTCTTTTACTAAACCATTATTAATTTCTAAAATCCCACCATTATTCATGATTTGATTTGCAATTAATGTACTTTCTCGTTCTAATCGATTATCAAAAGAATCCATAAAAGTTTTCTTATTATAAGATTCAATAAAAATAGCGACAAATAAAAATACGATAAAAATAGTAAATAACACGCTCGCCATTAAACGGGATTTAAAGCTCTTCATTTACTTTGGTTCCTCTAATTTATAGCCTAATCCACGTATTGTTTTAATATATATAGGCTTTTTCGTATTTTCTTCAATTTTTTCACGTAAATGACTAATATGTACATCTACAATTCTTGTATCGCCTACAAAGTCATAGTTCCAAACTGCACTTAATAGCTGATCCCTTGTTAAAACTCTTCCTTTGTTTTTCACAAGATATAATAATAGCTCAAATTCTTTTGGAGTTAACTCCAATAGCTCTCCTTTGAAATAGGCTTCATAATAATTAGGCAGTACTTTTAACTCTGCAATTTTAATGCCGTCATCCTCATCTTCATCTACTTCATCAGAAGATGTTGGAACTTGCATCTGTATTCGTCTTAGAACAGCTTTTATTCGAGCAATAACTTCTCTCGGACTAAAAGGCTTCGTCATATAATCGTCTGCACCAAGCTCTAATCCTAAAACCTTATCAAACTCATCATCTTTAGCTGTCAACATTAATATTGGAGTTAACACTTTCTGTTGGCGTAGTTCTTTACAAACATCCATCCCATCTTTTTTTGGCAACATTAAATCAAGTAAGATGACGTCTGGATTAGCAGTTAAAGCTAGATTCAATCCTTCTTCTCCATCCATGGCAGTCAATACATCATACCCCGCCTGTTGCAAATTATACTTAAGTAAAGTTACGATAGATTGTTCATCATCTACTACTAAAACCTTTTTCTTCATATACAGCCTCCAAATATGTTAATTCCCCTAAAGTCCCTTATACCTATTTACATTATAATATATTGTTCGATAAAAATGGAAAAAACATTTATTTACTGTTTACAAAAGCGAAATAATTTTTTAATTTCTCGTTTTTTATAAATGTTTTCGTAAAATTTATTGCAATTATCTCTAAAGAGAAGATAAACGGCCGCTTTATAAAAATTAATAATTTAGATACCAGCCTAATCGTAGTTGATCCCATAAAAAGACGGCTAACTCTTTTAATAGAGTTAGCCGTCTTTTTATAGAATTAATTAAGTACTGTCAATACATTACGAACGGAATGAACGGATTTGTCTAATGCTGCTTTTTCATCTTCTGTTAAATCAAGTTCTATAACTTGTTCGATTCCATTGCCGCCTAAAATAGTGGGTACGCCTAGATAAAGATCGTTATACCCGTACTCTCCTTCTAAATATGCGATAGTTGGAAGGACACGCCTTTGACTTTTGATAATTGCCTCACACATATCAACTATTGAAGCAGCAGGAGCATAATAAGCGCTTCCATTGCCAAGTAGATTTACGATTTCAGCTCCGCCATTTCTTGTTCTTTCAATAATCTCTTCCAATCTATGTTTAGGAATGAGCGATTCTAATGGGATACCACCTGCATACGAATAGCGTATAAGCGGAACCATATCATCTCCGTGTCCTCCTAATACAAATCCTGTAATATCTTTAACAGAGAGGTTTAGTTCCATTGCAACAAAGCTTCGAAAGCGAGCTGTATCTAAGACACCTGACTGGCCAATAACTCTATTTTTCGGAAAACCTGATTCCTTATAAACAGTATAAGTCATGGCATCTACAGGATTCGTAAGCACAATAATGATACAATTTGGTGAATATTGAACTATTTCCCTTGTTACTGATTTCATAATGGATTGATTTGTCTGCACAAGATCATCTCGACTCATACCTGGCTTTCTTGCGATGCCAGCTGTAATTACGACAATATCAGAATCTGCAGTATCCTTATAATCAGATGTTCCAATAATATTTGCATCGAACCCTTGTACAGGACTCGCTTCAAACATATCTAGCGCTTTACCTTTTGTTGAATTTTCATTTCGCGGAACATCTAATAAAACAATATCTCCAAGCTCTTTTTGAGCAAGTAGAAATGCCGTTGTGGATCCAGTAAACCCTCCACCAATGACTGAAATTTTCTTTCGCTTAACCATAATATTTCCCCCTTATTAGACCGAGAATGTATATGCCCACCAATAAGCAATTTACTAGGTAGAGTCCCCTTTTACCCCATCTAGAAATACTATTCCATAATAGCTTATCCCATTCTAATCCAATACCGCAGCACTGTTAATTTAGGCAAAAAGGAAGAAGAGATGAGACTATCTCTTCTTCTATTTGATATTAACCCATGTTCTTAATTAATTCATCACCGAATTCTGAACATTTCACTTCTGTTGCGCCGTCCATCAGACGAGCAAAGTCATAGGTAACGACTTTAGAAGCAATTGTTTTTTCAACAGATTGAATAACCAATTGAGCCGCTTCTGTCCATCCTAAATGTTCCAACATTAGAACACCTGAAAGAATAACAGAAGATGGATTTACTTTATCTAACCCAGCATATTTCGGAGCAGTTCCATGTGTTGCTTCAAAAATTGCATGGCCTGTTTCATAATTTATATTTGCTCCAGGAGCAATACCGATTCCACCAACCTGCGCCGCTAAAGCATCAGAAATATAATCTCCGTTTAAATTCATTGTAGCAACAACGTCAAATTCTTTCGGACGAGTTAGAATTTGTTGAAGGAAAATATCAGCAATTGAATCTTTGACAATAATTTTCCCTTCTGCTTCTGCCTGAGCTTGTGCTTTATTGGCCGCATCAGAACCTTGCTCTTCTTTAATACGATCATACTGAGCCCAAGTAAATACTTTATCGCCAAATTCCTTTTCTGCTAGTTCATAACCCCAGTTTTTAAACGCACCCTCTGTATATTTCATAATGTTCCCTTTATGTACTAGAGTTACGGATTTACGACCTTCTTTAATCGCATAATTAATCGCACCTCTTACTAAACGACTTGTTCCTTCTTCTGAGATTGGTTTAATCCCAATTCCAGATGTTTCAGGAAATCTAATTTTATTAACGCCCATCTCTGTTTGTAAAAAGCTAATCAATTTAGAAACCGCTTCCGAGCCTTTTTCATACTCAATTCCAGCGTAAATATCTTCCGTATTTTCACGGAAAATAACCATATCTGTATCCTGAGGTCTTTTTACAGGAGATGGAACTCCTTCAAACCATCTTACTGGACGTAAACAAACAAAAAGATCTAATTCTTGACGTAGAGCAACGTTTAAAGAACGAATACCTCCGCCAACTGGTGTAGTTAAAGGGCCTTTAATTGCAATTAAATATTCTTTAATAACATCTAATGTTTCAGAAGGTAACCATTCTCCCGTTTCATTAAATGCTTTTTCCCCAGCCAAAACTTCTTTCCAAACAATTTTCTTTTCGCCGTTGTATGCTTTTTCAACAGCAGCATCCAATACTCTTGATGACGCTGCCCAAATATCTGGTCCAATTCCGTCTCCTTCGATATAAGGAACAATTGGATTTGCTGGTACATTTAATACTCCATCTACTACTGTAATTTTTTCTCCTTGCATGCTTCTATCCCTCCGTAAAAAAATAGTTTTCCTTTTCCAATGCAATCCATTGGAAAAGAATGAAATAAATTTATTATAACAAGCTTATAAAAGCTGATTATATTTACTATTCTGACGAATAACAATAGGAAAACGCCAATATGTTAAGTAAATTCTACAACACTAAGTATATATCATCCTTTTACTCTATGGGAAATGATATCCTTTTTAGCGTTGATGAACTGGTACATATACCAAACGTTCTGGTCCTACATAATCTGCTCTTGGGCGAATAAGACGATTATTCTCATACTGCTCCAGAATATGAGCAAGCCAGCCCGATACCCTACTTACAGCAAAAATTGGTGTAAATAAATCATGGTCAATACCTAGACTATGATAAACAGATGCAGAAAAGAAATCTACATTTGGCACTAAATTTTTCTCTTCCTTTAGCAGACTCTCAATCTTAATACTCATATCATATAACTGAGGTTCGCCTGTTAATTGTGTTAATTTTCTTGCCATTTCCTTTAAATGCTTAGCACGAGGATCGCCCTTTCGATATACTCGATGACCAAATCCCATTATCTTTTCTTTCTTAGCCATTTTATCTTTAATATATGGCTCTACATTTTCAATACTTCCTATTTCTGTTAACATCTTCATAACAGCTTCGTTTGCACCACCATGCAGCGGGCCTTTTAACGCTCCAATAGCCGACGTAACCCCTGAATATACATCAGATAGAGTCGCAACACATACTCTAGCTGTAAACGTAGAGGCGTTTAACTCATGATCAGCATGAAGAACGAGTGCTTTATTAAAAGCCTCAATAGCAATTGGCTCTGGCTCTTTTCCATTCAGCATATAAAGGAAATTAGCGGCAAATCCTAAATCTTTTCTTGGAGAAATTGGTTCTAGACCTTTTCTTAATCTTGAAAAAGCAGTGACGATTGTTGGAATTTTCGCCTGAAGTCTTACTGCTTTTAAATAGTTTGATTCAGAATCCATACTATCTGCACTATCATCATATGTTCCTAATAAAGATACACTTGAACGAAGTACAGCCATTGGATGTACCTTATCTAATGGGATTAATTTCATTTGTTCAATCAAAGAGGCAGGTATTTCCGCATTGTCTGCTAATTCTTGTTTTAGTTTTGCCAATTCGGTATCGTTTGGTAGCTTTTGATGCCATAATAAATATACCACTTCTTCAAAACTGGAATTCTCTGCTAATACATCAATATCATAACCAACATAAGCAAGTGAATCATCTATGATGGAACTGATAGAAGATGTTGTAGCAATAATTCCCTCAAGCCCTTTTGTAACAGCCATACATATCTCTCCTTTACACCTTTTCTTTTTAGTTAGTACAAATCTTTCAAACTCCCATATTGTCCCTACCGTAGTTACCAATATTGTGAAAATCTGTAAAAACAAAGCAATGGAATACACCCTAAAGTAAATGTTTACTATTTTGTTAGATTAACTGAATATGTACCAAAAAATCAATTAAAAATGTAATCCGGGTTTAATTGTAAAAGATGGGGGAGTTTTTTCGGTAAAAATTAAGTGAGCATCAACCATTTGAAAATGCTTACATTTTCAAATAAAAAAATAAACTATTTGGTACCTATAAATGAGATAATTGTAACTACACATTCATTATAAACAAAAAACTTCAAAATGTCTCATATTTTATACTTAAAAACTGTAGATATAGTAAAAAAATTTTTTTCTGATTGTTCCTTACACTATATTCTCCTTTAATAAAATTATACCATAAATTCAACTCTCGTGTCTGCCTGTAGAGCAGATTAAGTAATCCACTCTACTACTTTTATGGCAGCATAAGCAATTCCTGCGCCAATTAACGGTCCAACAGCAACCCCATTAAAGACAGATACAGATAATATTGTTCCTAGAACAAGCGCTGTCGTAATTTCAGGTGAATCAGCTAATAAATTTACTCCACCTTTTGCTAGTAGCGCTACCATGATTCCAGAAATTAAGGCAATCCAGGCATACGGGGATTTAAAAGTAGCAGATAGGTCCTTAAATCCAATATCACCAGTTGCAATTGGTACGAGAACCGCAATCGTAATAATTGTCACTCCCCAATTAATTCCCTTTGATTGGATCAATGAAAAAAATTTACTATCTATTCCAATCAGTTTCAGTACTAATAAGAAAAGAACGGCAATAATCAAAGAATTATTTTTAGCAACAAGTGCAATTGCCAAGAGTAAATATAAAAATAAATATGGTTGACTAAATAAAAACATAGATGACTCTCCTTTTGAAAACAGTAACCCTGAAATATTCCTTCCAACTTATTAAATTACTATAAAAAGCAGGATTTTCGATTAAAAAAGCATAAGTATAGAAAATATAGATGACAAAAGGAATATACTTCTATTCTATTTCGCCATAAATAATGAACCCTTTATTTATTATACTAAAATTGGGAGGATTAACATTGAATTTCACTTATCTTTACCGTACGATTCGGTTTATAGTAGTAATTATTGCTACCATCCTATTATTTGTCAGCATCTTTTATTTATCCAAAGTAACCTATCCTTTTATTATAGGATTTCTTATTGCGTTTTTAATGAACCCGCTTGTGAATTTTCTGCAATTCAAGTGCAAATTGCCCAGATCTTTTGCCGTTATTTTAAGCATTCTTCTCATTTTATCCGTTTTTGCTGGTTTAGTTTCCTTATTAATAGCAGAAATAGTCGCTGGTGCTGCATATCTAGGAGAAGTAGTACCAAAACATATTGATATCATCATTCGCTATATAGAAGATTTATTCGCAGCTCAAATCATTCCATTATATAATAATATATCGCAAACATTTGATAACCTTGGAACCGGACAACAAGATACTATCATGACAAATATAAATAAAGTTGGCGAACAGGTAGGAACGGTTATGGGAGATTTTTTACAATCTTTTTTCTTCAATATTCCCATTATCCTCTCTTGGTTTCCTAATGCAGCCAGTGTTCTCATCTTTTCTTTATTAGCAACATTTTTTATTAGTAAAGATTGGGCACGATTATCTTTAAAGTTCGGAAAATTTTTTCCTTCTAAATGGCTAACTAGCGGAAAAACAGTATTCTTTGAATTAAAGAAAGCTTTAGTTGGATTTATTAAAGCACAATTAACACTAGTTTCAATCACGACTGTTATTATTCTAATCGGCCTACTAATCCTTCGAGTGGATTACGCCATTACGATCGCACTATTAACTGGAATAGTGGATATTATCCCTTATTTAGGTACAGGATTAATATTTGTTCCTTGGATTATTTATGAAATTATCACGGGACAAATTGTGCTTGCTATCGGGTTATCTGTCCTGTATATTATCGTACTTGTCCAACGGCAAATAATGGAGCCAAAAATTCTTTCTTCAAACATTGGGCTCGATCCATTAGCAACATTAATTTCTTTATTTGTTGGTTTTAAGCTTTTTGGATTTATCGGGTTAATTATTGGTCCTGTTTCCTTAGTTATTATCACTACCTTACATAGAGCAAATGTATTTCATGACATTTGGAGATTTATTAAAGGAGAAAGTGAAATACCTAAATAAAGGAATATACAAAAAGAGCAGTGAATTTCTAATCATTCACTGCTCTTTTCCTTTAAACATGTCTTTACTTATTTAGTAAGGACCTCTAATTGCGTTTTTAACCTTTTCTTCATAAAAAGTTCTTAAAGTTTGTAATTCCTCTTCATTAAATGTTTTTTCCTCTAAGGCCTTTAAGTTTTCAACAATTTGCTGACGATTTTTAAATCCAGGAATGACACAGGAAATACCTTGCTGATCTAATATCCACCTTAATGCTGCTGTAGCCATGGATTGACGTCCATTTGCAATCCAAGTAAGTTCATTGGCTAATTCTACACCTTTTGCAAAACCAAGCCCTGCAAAGGTTTCCCCTACATTAAACGCTTCTCCATTTTCATTAAAATTACGATGATCATCTTCATCAAAAGTATGATCTTTCGTAAATTTCCCAGTAAGTAACCCACTTGCTAGGGGAAGTCTTACGAGGATACCTACCCCTTTTTTCTCTGCTTCAGGAATTAAAACCTCAAGAGGTTTCTGACGGAAAATATTAAATATAACTTGCAAAGCCTTAACATTAGGATTTTGCAAACAAATAAGCCCCTCTTCAACTGTTTCAACACTTACTCCATAATTGCGAATTTTGCCTTCTTGCTGTAATTTATCAAGTACTTCAAATACCTGACCATCTTTTAAAATTTCAGTTGGTGGACAATGAATTTGATATAAATCAATTGCTTCTCTCTCTAGTCGTTTCAAGCTATTTTCACAATACTGTCGAACACTATCTAAGGAATAGGTATCCCTCGAAAAAATATCTCCTCCACGACAAAATTTCGTCGCAATATGAATTTGGTCCTCTTTTCCTTTCGTTACTTTGGCAAGTAGCTCTTCACTGTGACCGTCCCCATACACATCGGCTGTATCAAAAAAATTCACACCTTTTTCAATCGCCATGTCTAAGGATTTTAATGCTTCGCTGTCATCGACTTTCCCCCATGAACCACCAATAGCCCATGTACCGAAACTTACTTCACTGATTTTTAGACCTGTGTTTCCTAAATCTCTATAATTCAATTTTTGAGCACCTCCATTGGCTACGCTACTTACGCCATTTTTATGAATTACTTTTATATTGAACGCTTTTGAAAAAAGAAGAAATCAATTATATTAGCTTTCTTCTTCCATTCTCTCCAGAAAGCGTTCTTATAGAAATTATAGCAAGCAACTAAAAGTTTGTATATTAAATAAACAAACTATAGGAAAACAATTATCATTTAGTACAACTTACTCTTATTCACAAAAATATTTATCTATTCTCTTTCGGTTTGGTTCATTGACAAACTGTAGTATAATGAAGCAATTAAGAAAAGAATCACTTAAATAGATTCTTAAAGCACGAAGTAAATGAAATATCAAGCACCTATTAAAAAAATAAGCAAGTAAAAGGATTAAAAGGGGACTAGGAATAGCTATGCATGTTACTTGGAATCAGCAATTAGTTAAAAAAGAAAATAAATCACTCTGTTTGTATTTAATTAAAAACAATGCTCCTATTTCACGTGCAGAAATTTCTCAACAAACAGGATTAACTAAAGGTACGGTTTCCACTTTAGTATCAGAGCTTATTGACGAACAATTAATCAATGAATCAGGTCATGGTGAATCAAGTGGAGGTAGACGACCTGTCATGCTGCTATTTAATCAACAAGCTGGCTATTCAATTGGTATAGACCTAGGTGTGAATTATATTTTAGGGATTTTAACCGATTTACAAGGAAATATCATCTATAAATGCAATGAAAAGTATGTGAATTTCACTTATGAAGATACATTACAGATTATCAAAAATATCATTACTTCTTTGATTAAGAATGCCCCTAAATCTCCCTATGGTGTGATTGGCATAGGAGTTGGAGCACCTGGGATTATTAATATAGAAGGAGAAATTCTAATTGCTCCAAATCTTGGATGGAAAAATGTTTGCCTTAAGAAAGAACTAGAAGAACACTTTCATCTTCCAGTCCTAGTTGAAAATGAAGCAAATGCAGGAGCATATGGTGAAAAGGAATTTGGTTTAGGACAACCTTATCAAAATCTTATCTATGTAAGCGCGGGAATTGGAATTGGTGCTGGAATTATTATAAATGGAGAATTGTATAAGGGAGCTCTTGGTTATTCTGGTGAAATTGGTCATATGACGATTCAAAAAGATGGAATGGAATGTCGGTGTGGCAATAAAGGCTGCTGGGAACTATATGCTTCCGAACAATATCTATTATCTAAAGCTACTGAATTAAAACTAGGAGAGGGAGAAACCCTTCATTTAAATGACTTGATTGAGCTTGCTGATCAAGGTAATCATGTTGCAATTAATTTATTCCATGAAGTTGGCGATCATTTAGGTGCTGGAATTATTAACATCATTAATACCTTTAATCCAGAGCAAATCATTATTGGCAATCGTCTTACCTTAGCAAAAAAATGGATAGAGCCCCAAGTGAAAAAGATGATACACAATCATACTTTACCTTTTCACCATTCTAAGCTTACTATCCATTTCTCTGATATTGATTTTTCTTCTTCTGCATTAGGTTCTGCAGCCTTTGCAACAGAGAATTTCCTTAAATTTATGCTGCAACCAGATTGATACCGTCTTTTTCTTTTAATTGGTCATCTAACGTGCATGAATAATGGTGAGTCGTTATTCTTTGGGCTTCCAAATTCGAAAATTGCCACTTAAAGCAAGTAGGCTAAAGAAATATAGGCAATTATCATAATAACGTCTTTCCCCTTTTCGAATCGGTGTATTCCAAAATAATTCAACCATTCTGTGCGCATTGGGACCATCTGCTGCTAAAGAAGCCATTGCATTTGTTGCAATTAACCCTATTGGATGAAGTGATTTTTCAGAAAATGAAACTCCATCGATTGTATATCTCCGGTAATCTCCAGGATCGATATCTGCGAAAAAGTTCTGAATGTTATTAGCCGTTTGTCTCTCCCACTCACTTCCTCTAAACCATTCATAATCAAGACCGATATTCCCAGCAACACGATAAGAGTCGCTATAAAAATGACCATAGCCCTTTTCATTATTTGGTTTCCCATCATAATATGCGTATTCAGGCGCTAGACCTGTTTCTGGATGACAAGCTAGTGTCAAATATTCACGGCTTGCCTTTGCCGCTTCCTTCCAAAACACTTGATCTTCTGGATATGCCCAGCAAGCAAATAATTCATAGAAATGAGGAAGATGGTAGGATGGATCAGTAAATTCACAATTAGGGACAAACTTTATTAGCTTATTATCTAAATTCCACATGGAATAACCGTTCCCATCTTCGCCCTTATGCAGGCAAGTTCGCAATAAATCTCTTGCTTGTTGGCTATAGTTAAAAGGTTCTTCGCCATCGCCCCAACGATGAGCTGCAAAAAATAAGGCAAGTGCAAAAAACTCTTCTCCATCAGGCGCTGGCCCAAATGATCGCTTCGATCCGTCTGGATTACAGGACCAAGCGAAGTAACCAGCATTTTCTCCAGTTTGCATGTACATATGCTCCTTCGTCCACTTCCAAATTCGATCAAATTCTTCTTTTTTATCTAGCTGGACAGCAATCATCATTCCATAAGACATACCTTCTGTTCTAACATCTAGATTACCTGTATCTAATAAATAGCCTCCATCACTAGAAGGATAATAGATTCTCGTGTCCTCATCTCCATAAAAAATTTGTTTCCACGCATCCTCTAATTTTTTCTGGATAGCCGTATCTTTATAACCCATCTCTTTAAAAACATTCCGATATTTATCTGTATGAAACGCTCCACTCATCTAACTATTCACTCCTTTCTATTATGAACTATAGGAAGTTATAAGACTATCATCCAATCCATCATATGTTCCTGTTTCATCCTTCATTTCACTTAATTCTATTAGTGTGACTTCATTTTTTGTTAGTGTAATAGGCAGCTTTAAATAGCCATCTTCCTCTTTATTTATTTTTGTCGTCATAAGCTTTGGTATAGAAGCTTCTCTTAATGTTTCAATTGACTGTTTGTCTGGAAAACGAGGTCTCCCCATATCTTTCCACGTCTTCCATGGATTCGCATAATTTTCATTTACCGTTTGCCGCTTAAGGAAGTATGCATCACTAGTAACAGGTAGCTTAATCAATAATTCCTTTTCAAAGCCTTCCCCTTTTTCCATTATCTCGTTCCAAGCTATAAGAGCAATAGAGCCATTTTCTTTTTTAGTGATAATCATTTGCTCATCCCGGTACAATATTTCCTTGCCCAGTCTATTGAAAAAAGCAAATAAATGAAAGGTTGGCTTCGGAATGGAATGAAGAGCCATTAGTCCAAACCCGCCATGGAATGGTGCTTTCGGTATATCAGTCTCCTCAAAGACATCACTAAATGTCCAATAAGAAAAAGAGTCTACATAATCTCCCCCTTCACTTAAAATTCGCGC from Niallia sp. FSL W8-0635 carries:
- a CDS encoding ROK family transcriptional regulator, with the protein product MHVTWNQQLVKKENKSLCLYLIKNNAPISRAEISQQTGLTKGTVSTLVSELIDEQLINESGHGESSGGRRPVMLLFNQQAGYSIGIDLGVNYILGILTDLQGNIIYKCNEKYVNFTYEDTLQIIKNIITSLIKNAPKSPYGVIGIGVGAPGIINIEGEILIAPNLGWKNVCLKKELEEHFHLPVLVENEANAGAYGEKEFGLGQPYQNLIYVSAGIGIGAGIIINGELYKGALGYSGEIGHMTIQKDGMECRCGNKGCWELYASEQYLLSKATELKLGEGETLHLNDLIELADQGNHVAINLFHEVGDHLGAGIINIINTFNPEQIIIGNRLTLAKKWIEPQVKKMIHNHTLPFHHSKLTIHFSDIDFSSSALGSAAFATENFLKFMLQPD
- a CDS encoding glycosyl hydrolase family 8, which produces MSGAFHTDKYRNVFKEMGYKDTAIQKKLEDAWKQIFYGDEDTRIYYPSSDGGYLLDTGNLDVRTEGMSYGMMIAVQLDKKEEFDRIWKWTKEHMYMQTGENAGYFAWSCNPDGSKRSFGPAPDGEEFFALALFFAAHRWGDGEEPFNYSQQARDLLRTCLHKGEDGNGYSMWNLDNKLIKFVPNCEFTDPSYHLPHFYELFACWAYPEDQVFWKEAAKASREYLTLACHPETGLAPEYAYYDGKPNNEKGYGHFYSDSYRVAGNIGLDYEWFRGSEWERQTANNIQNFFADIDPGDYRRYTIDGVSFSEKSLHPIGLIATNAMASLAADGPNAHRMVELFWNTPIRKGERRYYDNCLYFFSLLALSGNFRIWKPKE